In the Schaalia hyovaginalis genome, CGAGCACTTCTTCGGCCGTGATCCCCGCACGAAGGCGATGGTCCAGAACTGGACCGACGATCAGATCTGGGCCCTCCAGCGCGGCGGTCACGACTACCGCAAGGTGTACGCGGCCTACAAGGCGGCGATGGAGCACACCGGCCAGCCGACCGTCATCCTCGCCCACACGATCAAGGGCTACGCCCTCGGCACCCACTTCGCCGGCCGCAACGCGACGCACCAGATGAAGAAGCTCACCCTCGAGGACGCCAAGCAGCTGCGCGACCGCCTGCAGATCCCGATCACGGACGAGCAGCTCGAGGCGGATCCCTACCTGCCGCCCTACTACCGTCCGGCCGATGACGACCCGGCCCTCCTCTACATGAAGGAGCGCCGCGAGAAGCTCGGCGGGTGGGTCCCCGAGCGCCGCGCCGACCGCAACCCGGTCCTGCCGCCGCTGCCCTCCAAGCCCTTCGAGTCGCTCTCCAAGGGCTCCGGTTCGCTCGAAGTCGCATCGACCATGGCGCTCGTCCGACTCCTCAAGGACCTCCTCAAGGACAAGACCGTCGGCAAGTACTTCGTGCCGATCATCCCCGACGAGGCGCGCACCTTCGGCCTGGACGCGATCTTCCCCTCGGCGAAGATCTTCAACACCCACGGCCAGAACTACACGGCCGTCGACGCCGACATGATGCTCTCCTACAAGGAGTCCGAGCAGGGCCACGTGCTCCACACGGGCATCACCGAGGCCGGTTCCGCAGCCGCCTTCCAGGTCGCGGGCACCGCCTACGCGACCCACGATCTGCCGATGGTGCCGATCTACATCTTCTACTCGATGTTCGGATTCCAGCGCACCGGCGACCAGTTCTGGGCGGCCGCCGACCAGCTGGCCAGGGGCTTCGTCATCGGCGCGACCGCGGGGCGCACCACGCTGGCCGGCGAGGGGCTCCAGCACATGGACGGGAACTCCCAGGTCCTCGCATCGACGAACCGGGCCTTCGTCTCCTACGACCCCGCCTACGCCTACGAGATCCGCTACATCGTCGAGGACGGGCTCAAGCGGATGTACGGCAACGACGGCCGCGATCCGAACGTCATGTACTACCTCACCGTGTACAACGAGCCTATCCACCAGCCCGCCGAGCCGGAGGGCCTCGACGTCGAGGGCGTCAAGCGCGGCATCTACAAGCTCGACGACCACCAGGGCTTCGGCGGCCCCAAGGCCCAGCTCCTCGCTTCGGGCGTGGGTGTGCCGTGGGCGCGCGAGGCCCGCAGGCTCCTGGCCGAGGACTGGGGCGTCGACGCCGCCGTGTGGTCGGTGACCTCGTGGAACGAACTGCGCCGCGACGGCCTCGAAGCCGACGAGCACAACTTCCTCCACCCCGGGGAGGAGCCGCGCACCGCCTTCCTCACGAGCCAGCTCGCCGGAGCCGAGGGCCCCTTCCTCGCGACCTCCGACTTCGATTCGCTCACCCAGGACATGATCCGGCCGTGGATCCCCGGCGAGTACCGCGTGCTCGGCGCCGACGGCTTCGGCATCTCGGACACCCGACGCGCCGCCCGCCGTTACTTCCACATCGACGCCGAGTCCCTCGCGGTCCGCACGCTCCAGGCCCTCGCCGACCAGGGGCGGATCGACCGCGCGCTCGTCGCCCAGGCGATCGCCAAGTACGAGCTCTTCAACAACGCCGTCGACGCGGCTGCCCGCCCCGGCGCGCAGTGAGCTCCGCCGCATAGAACGGTGCCCTCGTCCTCAAGGACGAGGGCACCGTCATTTCAAGCGACGGGCGTCATCGGCGCGCATTCCTCGCGGCGCGATAGGGCAGGACTCCCCCGGCCTCGAGATAGCAGGAGGGGCAGAGCGACTCGTAGGTGACCTCGACGCCGTCGATCGCCACCTGAGCGCCGTCGAAGACGAAGCGCTCGCCGATCTTGCGCCCGTTGAACATGGCCTTGCGCCCGCAGCGGCAGATGGTCTTGAGCTCCTCCAAGGAGTGGGCCACTTCGAGGAGCCGCCGGGACCCCGGGAAGGAATGCGTCCGGAAGTCGGTCCTGATCCCGTAGGCGAGAACCGGGATGGACGCGCGCACCGCCAGTTCGAGGAGGTCGTCGACCTGGGACTCCTCGAGGAACTGGGCCTCATCGACGAGGAGGCAGGCGACCGGCTCGCCGCGGGCGGCGCCCTCGTCGGCGATCCCGCTCACAAGGGCGTAGAGGTCGACCTCCGGCTCGACGAGCAGATCCACCTCCCGGGCGACGCCCAGGCGCGAGACGATCGTGCGGTCCCCCTTGGTGTCGATGAGCGGTTTGGCCAGGAGGACCCGCTGTCCGCGCTCCTCGTAGTTGTACGCCGCTTGGAGCAGGGCCGTCGACTTGCCCGAGTTCATCGCCCCGTACCGGTAATAGAGTTTCGCCACGAGGGTTCCTTTCTGCCCCCTCGATCCTAGCGGGACGAGGGGATCAGGTGAGGCCGGGCCGCATCGCGAGCGCGGGCATGACGAGGGCGAGGAGGCCCCCGTCTGCGCCGCTCACCCCTCCTGCTCCTCCACGATCTCGACGACCGAGGGATCCGCGCCGGAGTAGTAGCGGGCATCGCGGTACTTGGGCCGCAGGAGGTTCTCGACGGAGAGGAGTTCGTCGAGGGTCGCCTCGTCGAGCAGGCCCATCTCCAGAACGACCTCGCGGACGTTCCGTCCGCTCCTGGCGCACTCGCGGCCGACGATGTCGCCGTTCGCATGACCGATCACCTCGTTGAGATAGGTGACGATGCCGATCGAATCGAGCACGTTGTTCCGGCAGACGTCCTCGTTCGCCTCGATCCCGATGATGCAGAATTCTCGCAGGGTCCTCATCGAGTTGGTGAGCAGGTTGATCGACTCGAAGAGCGACAGCGCGATCACCGGCTCCATGACATTGAGCTGGAGCTGACCGGCCTCGGCCGCGAAGGTGAGGGCGACGTCGTTGCCCATGACCTTGAAGCAGACCTGGTTGACGACCTCGGGGATGACCGGGTTCACCTTCGCCGGCATGATCGATGAGCCCGCGGCGCGCTCGGGCAGGCGGATCTCACCGAGCCCCGCCCTCGGTCCCGAGGAGAGGAGGCGCAGATCATTGCAGATCTTCGACAGTTTGACGGCGAGGCGCTTGATCGCGGCGTGCATGGAGACGTAGGCGCCGGTATCGCTCGTCGCTTCGAGCAGATTCTCCGCGCCGCGGATGTCCAGGCCCGTGATCGCCCTGAGATGGCGGACCACGGTCTCCTGGTAGCCCTCGGGCGTGTTGAGCCCCGTGCCGATCGCCGTCGCCCCGAGGTTGACCTCCAGGAGGAGGGCGGAGTTGTTCCGCAGCCTCGGGATCTCCTCGCCCAGGAGGACGCCGAAGGCCTCGAACTCCTTGCCGAGGCTCATGGGCACCGCGTCCTGGAGCTGGGTGCGCCCCATCTTCAAGACGTTCGCGAACTGGCGCCCCTTGGAGTCGAGGGAGTCGATGAGGCGCTCCAGCTCGGCGATGAGCCCTTCGACCTTCTCGTGGAGCCCGAGGCGGAAGCCGCTCGGATAGGCGTCATTGGTCGACTGCGATTTGTTGACGTGATCATTCGGGTTGACGTGCGAGTACCGCCCCTTGGCGAAGCCGAGGCGCTCGAGTGCGAGGTTCGCGACGACCTCGTTCGTGTTCATGTTGACGCTCGTCCCCGCACCGCCTTGGAAGGCGTCGATCGGGAACTGATCGAGACAGCGGCCGTCCTCGAGGATCTGATCGCACGCCCAGATGATCGCCTCCGCGATCTGAGCCGGGAGGATGCCGTGCTCGAGGTTGGCGAGCGCACTGGCCTTCTTGACCGTCACCATGCCTCGGATGAATGCGGGCTCGTCGCCGATCGTCAGGCCGGAGATCCTGTAGTTCTCGATCGCCCTGAGCGTATGGATCCCCCAGTACGCCTCGAGCGGGACCTCACGGGTTCCCAAGAGGTCCTCTTCCGTCCGAAAGGCTCGTCCCACGTCAACTCCTCGTACACAGCGCTTGCGGCCTTCGATTCGCGGCCGCACAACGATCATGCACGCATGAGGGACGAAAGTCCGCCCCTTGTCGAAATTTCAGCAAGTCCTGAAAGAGAGGCGGTCAATCTTTGACCTCGTCATGACCCATCACTCGTCCTCGCCCGCGAAGAGCGCTCCCCAGCGCTCACGCGTGACGAAGCCGGTGACCGCGAGCGGGATGCCCGCTGGACACACCAGGGCGCACTCGCCGTACCCGGAGCACGGTCCGAAGATCTCGACGGCCCTCGCCATCGCCCGCGCCCGCGCCCGGCGCTGCTTCGCCGGAATGGGGGCGAGTGCGAGGGAGGCGAGGCGCGCGCCCGCGTACAGGGCCGCCGATCCATTGGGGCAGGCGGCCACGCATGAGCCGCAGCCGATGCACGCGCCCAAGTCGAGCGCCCTCTCCGCGGCATCGCGGGCAACCGGCACGGCGTCGGCATCGGGGGCCCTCCCCGTCGCCGCAGCCGATGCCCCCGCCTCCCCCTGGAGGAAGTCGAGGGCGCAACGATCGACGACGAGGTCCTTGACCACGGGCATCACGGCGGAGCGGAAGGGCTCGATCGTCACGGTCCCGCCCTCGCGCCGAGTCCCGATCCGCTGGTGACAGGCGGGGAGATTGTCCCCGCTCCCGTTGGGCCGGCCGTCGACGAGCAGTCCGCAGGCGCCGCACACGCCCTCACGGCAGTCCGAGTCGAAGGCGACCGGGGCGAGCCCCTGCTCGGACAGGCGCTCATTGAGGGCATCGAGGAGCTCGAGGACCGACATCCTCGCATCGGCCTCCTCCAGGACGTGCTCCTCGAAGAATCCCGGCCGGTCACTCGAGGGCTGTCGCCAGACCCGGATCGTGAGCTTCATCTGTAGTCCCTCGTTCCCGGCTCGACAAGGCGGTAGCGGAGCTCCTCGCGGCGGTGGACGAATTCCGGGCTCCCCGAATCCCACGCGGAGCTGTGCCATGCCGACACGCACATCCAATGCGCGTCATCGCGTCGCGCCTCGCCGTCGGGCAAGACGTGCTCGGCCCGGAAGTGCGCGCCGCAGGACTCCTCGCGATTGAGGGCGTCGATGCACGCGAGCTCGCCCAGCTCGAGATAGTCGCGGATCCTCATCGCCTCGACGAGATCCGGGTTGAACTCCCCCGCTCGACCGGTGACGCGCGCGTCCTCGTCGAATGCCGCCCGCAGGGAGCGGATCCTCCTCGCACCCGCCGAGGTCGATTCGGCCGTCCTCGTCACTCCGCAGGCCTCGTACATGACCGCGCCCAGCTCGCGGTGGAAGCGCTTCGCGGGCGTCGAGCCCGGGTTCGACAAGAGCGCGCCGATGCGCGACTCGACGCGCTCCAGGGCCGCCCGGCAGGCCGCATCCCCACTGTCGATCAGGGGGTCGGCGAGCCGTGGGGCGAGATAGTCCGCGACGACGTGCGGAATAGTGAAGGACCCGTCGGCGCAGGCGGCGAGCAGGGAATTCGCGCCCAGGCGGTTCGCCCCGTGATACGCCGCGTTCGCCTCCCCCGCGACGAAGAGGCCGGGGATCGTCGATTGGAGGCGGTAGTCCACCCAGAGGCCGCCCATCGTGAAATGCGCGCCCGGAGCGATCCGCATCGGCCGCGTGTAGGGGTCCTCGCCCGTGGCGTCGCGGTACATCGTGAAGAGGTTCGCGTACTTGCCGGCGATCGCTTCGCGCCCCTGGGCGGCGAGGGCGTCGGCGAAGTCGAGGTAGACGGAGTTCCTCCCCGGCCCGACCCCGCGGCCCGCGCGGATCTCGGCACTCGCCGCCCGCGAAGCGATGTCGCGGGGCGTGAGGTTGCCGAATGCCGGGTACCTGCGCTCGAGGTAGTAGTCGCGTTCGGCCTCGGGGATGTCCCCGGGCGGGCGCGGATCCTGCGGATCCATCGGCACCCAGATGCGTCCGTCGTTGCGCAGGGACTCCGACATGAGAGTCGTCTTCGACTGCCAGTCGGATGAGACGGGCAGCGCCGTCGGGTGGAACTGGATGAAGGAGGGGGAGGCGAATGCGGCGCCGGCGCGATGCGCCCGCCACGCGGCGGTCGCATTCGAGTTCTTCGCGAGCGTCGAATGGAAGTAGAGATTCCCGTAGCCCCCGGTGGCCAGGACGACGGCGTGGGCTCTGAGGAGGAGATGCTCCCCTGTGACGAGGTCGCGGGCGACCACTCCTGCGGCCCTGCCCTCGCAGACCACGAGCTCGAGCATCTCCGTGCGCGTCCTCAGGAGGATCCGGCCCGCCCTGGCTTCGCGCACGAGTGCGGACGCCGCGGCGATCTCGAGCTGCTGGCCCGTCTGGCCCCGCGAGTAGAAGGTGCGGGAGACCTGGACGCCCCCGAAGGAACGCGTCGCCAGGGATCCACCGTACTCCCTGGCGAAGGGGACTCCGAGCGCCGCCATGTAGTCGATGACCCGGGCCGACTGCTCTGCGAGCCGGAACACCTCCGACTCGCGGGCCCGGAAGTCCCCGCCCTTGAGGGTGTCCTTGACGAATCGGGCCAGGCAGTCCCCGTCGACGCCCCTTCCCCGGACCGCGTTGATGCCCCCTTGAGCCGCGACCGAGTGGGCGCGCCTGGGCGAATCGTGAACGGTGATGGCCTCGACCCGGTATCCCAGTTCGGCGAGCGCCACGGCCGCACCCGCTCCGGCCAGGCCGGTGCCGACCACGAGCACCGTGAAGCGCTTGCGGTTCGAGGGGGCGACGAGCCGGGCTCCGGCGACGAAGTCGGACCACATGCCCGGGGGCGGGCCGTCCGGTTCCCCGGGGTTGAGGGCCTCGCCCTCGGTGATCGGCGGCCGGGATCCTCGGGCGCCCTCGGGGGGCGAGGGGGCCGTCGCGCGCGGGATCGGGGGGAGGATCGTCATGCCGGAGCCCCTGTCATGAGTGAGGCGATCACGATCGCCCCGTCGCCGAGGAGGATCATCGCCGCCACGAGGACGCCCACGATCCGCCAGAGGGCGAAGGAGCCCCGTGAGACGGCGCCCAGGTCCTTAGCGGCCAGTCCGATGCCGTGAAGGAGGTGCGCTGCGAGGGCGAGCAGGCTCAGCGCGTAGAAGGCGGCCATCGCCGGGCGGGCGAGCGAGGCGATGACGTTGGCGGCGGCGTGGAACTGCGGATCGGGCGGGGCGAAGGCCTCGGATTGCACGATCCGGCCGAGGGTGAGGTCGAGCAGGTGAACGGCGATGAAGGCGAGGAGGATGAGGCCGCTGGGCAGCATGAGCGCGGCGAGGATGCCGGTGGGCCTCTTGCGCCGCGCGCCCCGGGTCCTCGTCGCCGCAGCGCGCGCCTTGAGGACGAGGGCGGACCAGGCGTGTGCGATGAGGCACGAGGCGAGCAGGATGCGGGCGATCCAGAGGGCCCCTTCTCGCGGCAGGAGCGGGACGAGCACGTCCCGAAGCCAGGCGGCGTAGGCGTCCATGGATTCGGGATCGATGAGCAGTTTGAGATTCCCGAGCATGTGGACGAGGACGAAGGCGGCCATCACGAGTCCGCTGAGCGCGAGGATGGAGCGCAGCACCCAGGAGGGCGGACGGCGCTCGGGTGCTTGCAGCCCGGCGAAAGCTCTCGGCATATGTGACGCACCTCCCACTCCAAGAGTAGGAGGTGCGCATCGTCGTATCAGGGTTTCACGATCCGAGCACCGCTACTCCCCCGCGGCGAGCCTCGCGGTATCGTCCAGGATCGAGCCCAAAGTCCCCCACGAGTCGACGAGGTCGTCGGGGAGGACCAGCGACAGGTCGTGCTCGATCCTCGCGACGATGGCGTACAGCCCCAGATCGTCGAGATCCAGGTCCCCCCTGAGGGTCAGATCCACCCGGGCGGCATCCGGATCCAGCCCGGTCTCCTCGAGCACGGCCGCAATGGCGGCCTCGCGCGCCAGATCCGCCTTCGATGCGGCGGGCGCCCCTCGGGGAGCCTCGTCGTCGGGGGCGGCATCGGGCTCGGGCACGAGCGAGTACCCGAGGAGCTCCGCGATCGACCCCATCAGCCGACCCGGTTGTTCAACCAGCGGACGGGCGCGCCGGCGCCCGCGTGGCGGAAGGGCTCGAGTTCGTCGTCCCAAGCCTGACCGAGGGCCAAATCGAGTCCCTCCTGCAGCTCCTCGAGGGTGCTCGCGCGCTCGAGGGCGGCGCGGATGCGATCCTCGGGCACCACGATGTTCCCCACGGAGTCCATCTGCGAGTGGAAGATGCCGAGGGCGGGGGTGTGCGACCAGCGGCCGCCGTCGGTGGCGGCCGTCGCCTCCTCCGTCACCTCGTAACGCAGGTGTTCCCATCCGCGCAGCGCCGATGCCAGACGCGCGCCCGAGCCGGTCGGGCCCACCCAGGAGAATTCGGAGCGCACGAGGCCCTGAGCGGCCTCCTGGTTCGTCCACTGGAGATGGACCTCTTGCCCCAGGGCCGCGCCGACGGCCCACTCGATGTGCGGGCACAACGCGGGCGGAGTCGAGTGCACGAAAAGCACACCGCGGGTGTATGTCCCTCTCAAAGTGACCTCCGGTTGTCGTTGAGGAGCGTCTTCCCCTACGTCCTCCACAACCCGTCGCTTCGAATCGCGGCGTCCGCCCTCACTATAGCCCTTCGGCCGCGTCATCCGGGGACGACGCGGCCGAAGGATCGGGATCGCTGCTCAGAAACTCGAATTGCGGATGTCGCGCAGCGCCTTCTTCCGGGTCTTCCGGTCCAGGCGATCGATGTAGATCATGCCGTTGAGGTGATCGGTCTCGTGCTGGAGGCAGCGGGCCATGAGCTCCTCGCCCTCGACCGTGATCGGCTTCCCATCCAGATCGATGCCCTCGACCCGCGCGTACCATGCGCGCTGCGTCGGGTACCAGAGGTCGGGAACCGAGAGGCAGCCCTCGTCACCGTCCTGGTACTCATCCTCGGACAGGGCGACGATCCTCGGATTGAGGACGTAACCGATCTCGCCGTCGATGTTGTAGGAGAAGGCCCGCAGCCCCACGCCGATCTGGTTCGCGGCGAGGCCCGCCCGCCCCTCCATGTCGACGTTCTCGAGCAGATCCTCGACGAGGGACTTGACCGACTGGTCGATCTCCCGGATCTCCTCGCAGGGCGTGCGCAGCACCGGATCGCCGATGACGCGGATCTCGCGGCGGGTCATCGCTGTCCTCCCATCAGACGCTCATGGGCGGCCCGGACCGCATCGAGGGCTTCGGCGAGCGGCACCTCCGCGCGTTCGCCCGAGGCGCGTTCACGCAGCTCGACCACGCCCGAGGTCAGTCCGCGACCGACGACCAGGGCGAGCGGCATGCCGATGAGTTCGGCGTCCGCGAACTTCACGCCGGCGGAGACCCTCCGCCGATCGTCGAAGATCACGTCGAGGCCCGAGGCGTCGAGCCTTTCGGCGAGCTCTCGCGCCGTGTCGAAGACCTCGTCGTCCTTGCCGGTGGCGAGGACATGAACGTCGAAGGGGGCGATCCGCGCCGGCCAGGCCAGGCCCGCATCGTCGTGGTTCGACTCGGCGAGGGCCGCGAGCACGCGGGAGACCCCGATCCCGTAGGAGCCCATCGTGACGACGCGCGACTTGCCGTTCTCATCGAGGACGTTGAGCCCCAGGGCCTGGGAGTACTTGCGCCCGAGGGCGAAGATGTGGCCGATCTCGATGCCGCGCTCCAGGTGGAGCGGTCCGGAGCCGTCGGGCGCCTCATCGCCCTCGCGGACCTCGGCGGCCTCGATCGTGCCGTCGACCCCGAAGTCGCGGCCCATCACGAGGTCGAGGACGTGGTGACGGTCGAGGTTCGCGCCAGTCACCCAGCTCGTGCCCTCGACGATGCGCGGATCGACGAGGTAGCGGACCGAACCGCTCGCCGCCCCGTTCTCATCGACGGTGCGGGCCGGGGAGTTCGGGCCGATCGCCTGCGGACCGATGTAGCCGCGGACGAGTTCGGGATGGGCCTCGAAGTCCTCATCGACGGCCATTTCGACTTCTGCGGGGGCGACCGCCGCCTCGAGGCGCTTCATGTCCACCTCCCGATCGCCGGGGACGCCCACGACGAGCAGCTCACCGGTGCCGTCCGGGTGCGTCAGGCGCACGACGACGTTCTTCAGCGTGTCCGCCGCAGTCCACGCCCTTCCGTCCTCGCGCGGATACTCGGCGTTGAGGAGGTCGACCAGGGATTCGATCGTCGGCGCGTCGGGGGTCGGGACGACCCTGGCCGGACCGACGCCCGAGGCGTCCACGGGGGCGGGCGCAGGAGTGGTCACGGCCTCCGCGTTCGCCGCGTACCCGCCCGGCGAGCGGACGAAGGTGTCCTCGCCGATGGGGCTCGGA is a window encoding:
- the def gene encoding peptide deformylase translates to MTRREIRVIGDPVLRTPCEEIREIDQSVKSLVEDLLENVDMEGRAGLAANQIGVGLRAFSYNIDGEIGYVLNPRIVALSEDEYQDGDEGCLSVPDLWYPTQRAWYARVEGIDLDGKPITVEGEELMARCLQHETDHLNGMIYIDRLDRKTRKKALRDIRNSSF
- a CDS encoding DUF3145 domain-containing protein, which translates into the protein MRGTYTRGVLFVHSTPPALCPHIEWAVGAALGQEVHLQWTNQEAAQGLVRSEFSWVGPTGSGARLASALRGWEHLRYEVTEEATAATDGGRWSHTPALGIFHSQMDSVGNIVVPEDRIRAALERASTLEELQEGLDLALGQAWDDELEPFRHAGAGAPVRWLNNRVG
- a CDS encoding fumarate reductase/succinate dehydrogenase flavoprotein subunit, giving the protein MTILPPIPRATAPSPPEGARGSRPPITEGEALNPGEPDGPPPGMWSDFVAGARLVAPSNRKRFTVLVVGTGLAGAGAAVALAELGYRVEAITVHDSPRRAHSVAAQGGINAVRGRGVDGDCLARFVKDTLKGGDFRARESEVFRLAEQSARVIDYMAALGVPFAREYGGSLATRSFGGVQVSRTFYSRGQTGQQLEIAAASALVREARAGRILLRTRTEMLELVVCEGRAAGVVARDLVTGEHLLLRAHAVVLATGGYGNLYFHSTLAKNSNATAAWRAHRAGAAFASPSFIQFHPTALPVSSDWQSKTTLMSESLRNDGRIWVPMDPQDPRPPGDIPEAERDYYLERRYPAFGNLTPRDIASRAASAEIRAGRGVGPGRNSVYLDFADALAAQGREAIAGKYANLFTMYRDATGEDPYTRPMRIAPGAHFTMGGLWVDYRLQSTIPGLFVAGEANAAYHGANRLGANSLLAACADGSFTIPHVVADYLAPRLADPLIDSGDAACRAALERVESRIGALLSNPGSTPAKRFHRELGAVMYEACGVTRTAESTSAGARRIRSLRAAFDEDARVTGRAGEFNPDLVEAMRIRDYLELGELACIDALNREESCGAHFRAEHVLPDGEARRDDAHWMCVSAWHSSAWDSGSPEFVHRREELRYRLVEPGTRDYR
- a CDS encoding thymidine kinase; translation: MAKLYYRYGAMNSGKSTALLQAAYNYEERGQRVLLAKPLIDTKGDRTIVSRLGVAREVDLLVEPEVDLYALVSGIADEGAARGEPVACLLVDEAQFLEESQVDDLLELAVRASIPVLAYGIRTDFRTHSFPGSRRLLEVAHSLEELKTICRCGRKAMFNGRKIGERFVFDGAQVAIDGVEVTYESLCPSCYLEAGGVLPYRAARNARR
- a CDS encoding phosphopantetheine-binding protein; the protein is MGSIAELLGYSLVPEPDAAPDDEAPRGAPAASKADLAREAAIAAVLEETGLDPDAARVDLTLRGDLDLDDLGLYAIVARIEHDLSLVLPDDLVDSWGTLGSILDDTARLAAGE
- a CDS encoding succinate dehydrogenase, with amino-acid sequence MPRAFAGLQAPERRPPSWVLRSILALSGLVMAAFVLVHMLGNLKLLIDPESMDAYAAWLRDVLVPLLPREGALWIARILLASCLIAHAWSALVLKARAAATRTRGARRKRPTGILAALMLPSGLILLAFIAVHLLDLTLGRIVQSEAFAPPDPQFHAAANVIASLARPAMAAFYALSLLALAAHLLHGIGLAAKDLGAVSRGSFALWRIVGVLVAAMILLGDGAIVIASLMTGAPA
- the aceE gene encoding pyruvate dehydrogenase (acetyl-transferring), homodimeric type, which codes for MSHASENHPVVNGLLSQVPDNDPAETSEWIESLEGLIDEKGGPRARYILLHMLAQARRQGVQMPQEYTTPYVNTIPVEQEPYFPGDEAMERQYRRWIRWNAAVQVTRAQRPGVKVGGHISSYASVATLYEVGLNHFFRGKDHPGGGDHVFFQGHASPGPYARAFLEGRLTEEQMDGFRQQASTPNGLPSYPHPRQLPEFWEYPTVSLGLGPAEAIYQAWFDRYIHLRGIKDTSQQHTWAFIGDGEMDEPESRGMLQLAAQQGLDNLTFVVNCNLQRLDGPVRGNGKIIQELEAFFKGAGWNVIKVIWGRGWDQLLASDKDDALVHLMNDTLDGDYQTFKANDGAYVREHFFGRDPRTKAMVQNWTDDQIWALQRGGHDYRKVYAAYKAAMEHTGQPTVILAHTIKGYALGTHFAGRNATHQMKKLTLEDAKQLRDRLQIPITDEQLEADPYLPPYYRPADDDPALLYMKERREKLGGWVPERRADRNPVLPPLPSKPFESLSKGSGSLEVASTMALVRLLKDLLKDKTVGKYFVPIIPDEARTFGLDAIFPSAKIFNTHGQNYTAVDADMMLSYKESEQGHVLHTGITEAGSAAAFQVAGTAYATHDLPMVPIYIFYSMFGFQRTGDQFWAAADQLARGFVIGATAGRTTLAGEGLQHMDGNSQVLASTNRAFVSYDPAYAYEIRYIVEDGLKRMYGNDGRDPNVMYYLTVYNEPIHQPAEPEGLDVEGVKRGIYKLDDHQGFGGPKAQLLASGVGVPWAREARRLLAEDWGVDAAVWSVTSWNELRRDGLEADEHNFLHPGEEPRTAFLTSQLAGAEGPFLATSDFDSLTQDMIRPWIPGEYRVLGADGFGISDTRRAARRYFHIDAESLAVRTLQALADQGRIDRALVAQAIAKYELFNNAVDAAARPGAQ
- the aspA gene encoding aspartate ammonia-lyase, whose translation is MGRAFRTEEDLLGTREVPLEAYWGIHTLRAIENYRISGLTIGDEPAFIRGMVTVKKASALANLEHGILPAQIAEAIIWACDQILEDGRCLDQFPIDAFQGGAGTSVNMNTNEVVANLALERLGFAKGRYSHVNPNDHVNKSQSTNDAYPSGFRLGLHEKVEGLIAELERLIDSLDSKGRQFANVLKMGRTQLQDAVPMSLGKEFEAFGVLLGEEIPRLRNNSALLLEVNLGATAIGTGLNTPEGYQETVVRHLRAITGLDIRGAENLLEATSDTGAYVSMHAAIKRLAVKLSKICNDLRLLSSGPRAGLGEIRLPERAAGSSIMPAKVNPVIPEVVNQVCFKVMGNDVALTFAAEAGQLQLNVMEPVIALSLFESINLLTNSMRTLREFCIIGIEANEDVCRNNVLDSIGIVTYLNEVIGHANGDIVGRECARSGRNVREVVLEMGLLDEATLDELLSVENLLRPKYRDARYYSGADPSVVEIVEEQEG
- a CDS encoding succinate dehydrogenase/fumarate reductase iron-sulfur subunit; protein product: MKLTIRVWRQPSSDRPGFFEEHVLEEADARMSVLELLDALNERLSEQGLAPVAFDSDCREGVCGACGLLVDGRPNGSGDNLPACHQRIGTRREGGTVTIEPFRSAVMPVVKDLVVDRCALDFLQGEAGASAAATGRAPDADAVPVARDAAERALDLGACIGCGSCVAACPNGSAALYAGARLASLALAPIPAKQRRARARAMARAVEIFGPCSGYGECALVCPAGIPLAVTGFVTRERWGALFAGEDE
- a CDS encoding proline--tRNA ligase yields the protein MLRTLSTYFLRTLREDPADAEVDSHKLLVRAGYVRRTAPGIYTWLPLGLRVLRKIEDIVREEMDRMGAQEVLFPALLPADPYKATNRWEEYGPTLFKVVDRKGGDYLLAPTHEEMFTLLVKDMYSSYKDLPTTLYQIQTKHRDEARPRAGLIRGRDFVMKDAYSFDIDDEGLEASYLAERETYERIFTRLGLEYVIVSAMSGAMGGSRSEEFLHPSPIGEDTFVRSPGGYAANAEAVTTPAPAPVDASGVGPARVVPTPDAPTIESLVDLLNAEYPREDGRAWTAADTLKNVVVRLTHPDGTGELLVVGVPGDREVDMKRLEAAVAPAEVEMAVDEDFEAHPELVRGYIGPQAIGPNSPARTVDENGAASGSVRYLVDPRIVEGTSWVTGANLDRHHVLDLVMGRDFGVDGTIEAAEVREGDEAPDGSGPLHLERGIEIGHIFALGRKYSQALGLNVLDENGKSRVVTMGSYGIGVSRVLAALAESNHDDAGLAWPARIAPFDVHVLATGKDDEVFDTARELAERLDASGLDVIFDDRRRVSAGVKFADAELIGMPLALVVGRGLTSGVVELRERASGERAEVPLAEALDAVRAAHERLMGGQR